The Humulus lupulus chromosome 3, drHumLupu1.1, whole genome shotgun sequence genome window below encodes:
- the LOC133823578 gene encoding actin-related protein 8-like isoform X2, producing MQEFGNIESPMYTRLRQFFSTIYSRMQVRAPSQPVVVSIPILHYDDTESAKALRRQLKEAIYTTLFNMNVPAVCAINQATLALYAARRTSGIVVNIGFQVTSVVPILHGKVMRKVGVEVVGLGALKLTGFLKELMQQNNISFESLYTVRTLKENLYYVAYDYEAELLKDTRASSDAAGEGWGSNWQGALQR from the exons ATGCAGGAATTTGGtaacattgagtctccaatgtatACTAGACTTAGACAGTTTTTTTCCACTATTTATAGCAG GATGCAGGTAAGAGCACCATCACAGCCAGTGGTTGTGTCTATACCAATATTGCATTATGATG ATACTGAATCTGCAAAAGCATTAAGACGGCAACTCAAGGAAGCTATATATACAACACTATTTAACATGAATGTTCCTGCTGTTTGTGCAATTAATCAG GCAACTTTAGCTTTGTATGCTGCTAGAAGAACTTCAGGAATTGTTGTAAATATTGGGTTTCAAGTCACATCAGTTGTTCCAA TTTTACATGGTAAAGTAATGCGCAAAGTGGGTGTGGAGGTTGTGGGACTGGGAGCACTAAAACTTACCGGGTTTCTTAAGGAGTTGATGCAGCAGAACAATATTAGTTTTGAATCGCTGTACACCGTTCGCACTTTGAAAGAG AATCTCTATTATGTTGCCTATGATTATGAGGCTGAGCTACTCAAAGATACACGAGCATCATCTGACGCAGCAGGAGAAG gttggggatcgaattggcaaggagcattgcaaaggtaa
- the LOC133823579 gene encoding uncharacterized protein LOC133823579, which translates to MSFYLTCKYNTSTQSEEQSNVNVQSNSHVHSTQSVKNHTFGSKCKILDWIGSGEIIAEGYFISSDPKDEVHHVPLGPSAMKVGIDLVRKNDAFLWRPSTIMSTIEDVVGSIIAWPTDKVIIR; encoded by the exons atgtctttctatcttacttgtaaatataatacatctactcagagtgaggagcaatcaaatgtcaatgttcaatcaaattctcatgttcattccactcag agtgtcaagaaccacacatttggctcaaaatgcaaaatattagattggattggatctggagaaattattgcagaaggttattttatctcaagtgacccaaaggatgaggttcaccatgttcctcttgggcctagtgctatgaaagtggggatagatcttgtgagaaagaatgatgcatttctgtggaggccttcaacaattatgtctactatagaagatgttgtaggtagtataattgcatggccaactgataaagttataattaggtaa
- the LOC133823578 gene encoding actin-related protein 8-like isoform X1, whose translation MQEFGNIESPMYTRLRQFFSTIYSRMQVRAPSQPVVVSIPILHYDDTESAKALRRQLKEAIYTTLFNMNVPAVCAINQATLALYAARRTSGIVVNIGFQVTSVVPILHGKVMRKVGVEVVGLGALKLTGFLKELMQQNNISFESLYTVRTLKENLYYVAYDYEAELLKDTRASSDAAGEGQFTLSKERFQTGEILFQPRMAGV comes from the exons ATGCAGGAATTTGGtaacattgagtctccaatgtatACTAGACTTAGACAGTTTTTTTCCACTATTTATAGCAG GATGCAGGTAAGAGCACCATCACAGCCAGTGGTTGTGTCTATACCAATATTGCATTATGATG ATACTGAATCTGCAAAAGCATTAAGACGGCAACTCAAGGAAGCTATATATACAACACTATTTAACATGAATGTTCCTGCTGTTTGTGCAATTAATCAG GCAACTTTAGCTTTGTATGCTGCTAGAAGAACTTCAGGAATTGTTGTAAATATTGGGTTTCAAGTCACATCAGTTGTTCCAA TTTTACATGGTAAAGTAATGCGCAAAGTGGGTGTGGAGGTTGTGGGACTGGGAGCACTAAAACTTACCGGGTTTCTTAAGGAGTTGATGCAGCAGAACAATATTAGTTTTGAATCGCTGTACACCGTTCGCACTTTGAAAGAG AATCTCTATTATGTTGCCTATGATTATGAGGCTGAGCTACTCAAAGATACACGAGCATCATCTGACGCAGCAGGAGAAGGTCAGTTCACTCTTTCAAAAGAGCGGTTTCAAACAGGAGAAATCTTATTCCAGCCACGAATGGCAGGAGTGTAA
- the LOC133823577 gene encoding uncharacterized protein LOC133823577 isoform X1, whose protein sequence is METNPGSIALLKTNLVDGQRVFERVYICLKACKDGFNKGCRPLLGLDGCFLKGYGKGILLAVVGIDPNNSQFPVTYAIAEKENTETWTWFLNLIVEDLGIENPSIFTMMSDRQKGLEKALADIMIGSEIRFCARHLHSNFKKEHPGLILKQMLWGCARATTPVEFTQRMNALKEVDENAYKWLLKKDPKEWSKSHFREVVKCDMCLNNLCESFNLAIMPTRDKAIVTLLENFRFLLMCRFNTKREEVKKWGKSSW, encoded by the coding sequence ATGGAGACAAACCCAGGTAGCATAGCTTTACTTAAAACTAACCTTGTTGATGGCCAAAGAGTATTTGAGAGGGTTTATATTTGCTTGAAGGCTTGTAAGGATGGGTTCAATAAGGGTTGTAGGCCTTTGCTAGGACTGGATGGATGTTTCTTGAAAGGCTATGGTAAGGGTATTTTATTGGCTGTTGTAGGTATAGACCCAAACAACTCACAATTTCCAGTGACATATGCAATTGCTGAGAAGGAGAACACTGAAACTTGGACTTGGTTTCTGAATTTAATAGTTGAGGATCTTGGCATTGAAAACCCAAGTATTTTCACAATGATGAGTGACCGACAGAAGGGTTTGGAAAAAGCTTTGGCTGACATTATGATTGGAAGTGAAATCAGGTTTTGTGCGAGGCATTTGCACTCCAACTTCAAAAAAGAACATCCTGGTTTGATATTAAAACAAATGTTATGGGGCTGTGCACGGGCAACTACGCCTGTGGAGTTTACTCAAAGAATGAATGCTCTGAAAGAAGTAGATGAGAATGCTTACAAATGGTTGTTGAAAAAGGACCCTAAAGAATGGAGCAAATCACATTTTAGAGAAGTTGTGAAGTGTGACATGTGTCTTAACAATCTTTGTGAAAGCTTTAACTTAGCTATCATGCCTACAAGAGACAAGGCAATTGTAACACTGTTAGAGAATTTCCGATTTTTGCTTATGTGCAGATTCAACACCAAAAGGGAAGAAGTTAAGAAATGGGGTAAATCCAGTTGGTAG
- the LOC133823577 gene encoding uncharacterized protein LOC133823577 isoform X2, with the protein MDIGYELPVGFWWRPYGNFVYKGAMLVSDEDIKAMIFDIKPRRYRLVDIFLVLPDKDYVAPAVSYYEIVTLPKCRIEELPDDAEVDVDVVVNAEGFPEGFVTDGSEENVDVDDVEEVDDAPDLVVLDSDEE; encoded by the coding sequence ATGGATATTGGGTATGAGCTGCCTGTTGGTTTTTGGTGGAGGCCATATGGGAACTTTGTATACAAAGGTGCCATGTTAGTTTCAgatgaagatattaaggcaatgATCTTTGATATAAAACCAAGGAGGTATAGGTTGGTTGATATCTTCTTGGTCTTGCCTGACAAGGATTATGTGGCTCCTGCTGTCAGTTACTATGAAATTGTCACTCTACCAAAATGTAGAATTGAAGAGTTACCAGATGATGCTGAAGTGGATGTGGATGTTGTAGTAAATGCAGAGGGTTTTCCTGAGGGATTTGTCACTGATGGTAGTGAAGAGAATGTGGATGTGGATGATGTTGAAGAGGTAGATGATGCTCCTGATTTGGTTGTTTTGGATAGTGATGAAGAATAA